In the Rhizobium sp. CB3090 genome, one interval contains:
- a CDS encoding MbcA/ParS/Xre antitoxin family protein translates to MTHAQAIGHANPNEALVITKAVVNAAERLGLNARMLAAVIGVSEATVSRMKRQDHLLERHSKPFELAVLFVRLFRSLDAIVGGDEAVARQWLRNVNLTFGATPLEKITSISGLTDVLAYLDARRALV, encoded by the coding sequence ATGACACATGCTCAAGCGATCGGTCATGCAAATCCGAACGAGGCGCTGGTCATCACCAAGGCGGTCGTCAATGCAGCGGAGCGGCTGGGATTGAACGCGCGCATGCTCGCTGCCGTTATCGGCGTCTCGGAAGCGACGGTGTCGCGCATGAAGCGGCAGGATCATCTTCTGGAGCGGCACAGCAAGCCATTTGAACTCGCCGTTCTTTTCGTGCGTCTGTTCCGCTCCCTCGATGCCATCGTCGGCGGCGATGAGGCCGTGGCGCGGCAATGGCTGCGCAATGTCAATCTCACCTTTGGCGCGACGCCGCTTGAAAAGATTACCTCCATTTCCGGATTGACCGATGTCCTTGCCTATCTGGACGCCCGCCGCGCTCTCGTCTGA
- a CDS encoding organic hydroperoxide resistance protein produces the protein MPILYTTKASATGGRAGHAASENGVLDVTLTVPKELGGDGATGTNPEQLFAAGYSACFLGALKFVAGQQKVKIPEDAKVTATVGIGPREDGTGFGIEVSLSVHIPGMDKAEAEKLAAAAHIVCPYSHAMRTSTEVPVTVA, from the coding sequence ATGCCTATCCTCTACACCACCAAGGCATCTGCCACCGGCGGCCGTGCGGGCCACGCCGCTTCCGAAAACGGCGTTCTTGACGTCACCCTGACCGTGCCGAAGGAACTCGGCGGTGACGGCGCTACCGGCACCAATCCCGAACAGCTCTTCGCCGCAGGCTATTCTGCCTGCTTCCTCGGCGCCCTGAAATTTGTTGCGGGCCAGCAGAAGGTTAAAATTCCGGAGGACGCCAAGGTGACGGCAACGGTCGGTATCGGGCCGCGCGAGGATGGTACCGGCTTTGGCATCGAAGTCTCTTTGTCGGTGCACATTCCCGGCATGGATAAAGCCGAAGCTGAGAAGCTTGCTGCCGCCGCTCACATCGTCTGCCCCTATAGCCATGCCATGCGCACCTCGACGGAAGTGCCGGTCACTGTCGCCTGA